In one window of Gossypium arboreum isolate Shixiya-1 chromosome 4, ASM2569848v2, whole genome shotgun sequence DNA:
- the LOC108459552 gene encoding serine carboxypeptidase-like 34 has protein sequence MASNAVVCVGYFVLVLLSVSSEGSRHDGELSHGDILQRQEADRVVELPGQPAVDFKQYAGYVTVNESHGRALFYWFFEATSKPEKKPLLLWLNGGPGCSSVGIGEAEEVGPFFPQKDEQTLKLNPHRWNKAANLLFIESPVGVGFSYTNTSSDLYQLGDEITANDSYTFLVNWFKRFPQFKSHDFYIAGESYAGHYVPQLAEVIFDNNKHVPEFNYINLKGCMVGNALMDDETDQTGMVDYAWDHAVISDRVYNNIKIKCNFSRPNPTQDCKKALNAYFDVYYIIDMYNLYIPTCVSNSSISSNRQHPVIQGVAPQIFSKFDGWQKRLAGYDPCAPNYTKVYLNRPDVQKALHANVTNVSYPWTQCSEIVPVWWDSPASLLPTLKKLIAGGIRIWVLSGDTDGRIPVTSTRLTLNKLGLKINKERTPWYTHHKQVGGWTIEYEGLMFVSIRGAGHQVPSFKPRQALQIVRHFLANKKLSSTPF, from the exons ATGGCTTCCAATGCTGTAGTTTGTGTGGGttattttgttttggttttgcTTAGTGTGAGCAGTGAAGGGTCAAGGCACGACGGTGAGCTGAGCCACGGGGATATTTTGCAGCGGCAAGAAGCAGACAGGGTGGTGGAGCTTCCGGGACAGCCCGCGGTGGACTTCAAGCAATATGCAGGGTACGTTACGGTGAACGAGAGTCATGGTCGAGCCCTGTTTTATTGGTTTTTTGAAGCCACCAGCAAACCTGAGAAAAAGCCTCTCCTCCTTTGGCTCAATGGAG GCCCTGGATGTTCATCCGTTGGAATTGGAGAAGCAGAGGAGGTGGGGCCTTTCTTCCCTCagaaagatgaacaaaccctGAAGCTTAACCCACATAGATGGAACAAAG CTGCCAACTTATTGTTTATTGAATCTCCTGTTGGTGTTGGGTTTTCTTATACCAACACAAGCAGTGATCTTTATCAACTTGGCGATGAAATTACAG CCAACGACTCCTACACATTTCTTGTCAACTGGTTCAAAAGGTTCCCACAATTCAAGTCCCATGACTTTTACATTGCTGGTGAAAGCTAtgctg gTCACTATGTTCCTCAACTAGCTGAGGTTATTTTCGACAACAACAAGCATGTTCCTGAGTTTAACTACATTAATCTAAAAGGGTGTATG GTAGGGAATGCATTAATGGACGATGAAACGGATCAAACAGGAATGGTGGATTATGCATGGGATCATGCAGTGATATCCGATAGGGTTTACAATAACATCAAAATTAAATGTAATTTCAGCCGTCCAAACCCAACTCAGGATTGCAAAAAAGCCCTTAATGCCTATTTTGATGTCTACTACATCATCGACATGTATAATTTGTACATTCCCACTTGTGTTAGCAACTCTAGCATCAGCAGTAATCGACAACACCCTGTGATTCAAGGCGTCGCACCTCAAATATTTTCTAAATTC GATGGATGGCAGAAAAGACTGGCAGGATATGACCCTTGTGCACCAAACTACACTAAAGTTTATTTAAATAGGCCAGATGTTCAAAAAGCACTTCATGCCAACGTTACCAACGTATCTTACCCATGGACTCAATGCAG TGAAATTGTCCCAGTTTGGTGGGATTCACCAGCTTCTTTGCTTCCTACCCTTAAAAAGCTCATAGCCGGAGGCATTCGCATATGGGTTTTAAG TGGAGATACAGACGGGAGAATTCCAGTTACTTCAACTAGACTAACCTTGAATAAACTAgggttaaaaataaataaagaaaggaCACCTTGGTACACCCACCACAAACAG GTTGGCGGGTGGACGATTGAATATGAAGGGCTTATGTTTGTAAGCATTAGAGGAGCTGGTCATCAAGTTCCATCTTTTAAACCAAGACAAGCTCTTCAAATAGTTAGGCATTTCTTGGCCAATAAGAAATTGTCATCTACACCATTTTAG
- the LOC108458209 gene encoding pentatricopeptide repeat-containing protein At5g08305 has product MGSMKEFLMAEKALDFQVQPSCKCGMFQALINVLVKCKSFSELKQIHALVTTFGLRHDSPISSKLLSLAALSGAGNIDYAHRLFSTLPAPRVFDWNTIIRGYSISKNPNKSFSVFIKMLRAGVFPDYLTYPFLAKASARLLKPELGGAIHGHALKNGFQLDKFINNSLIHMYASCHDIVYARRVFDEMPMKNIVSWNAMLDGYAKCGDMASARQVFDLMPQRDVVSWSCLIDGYVKNGDHTEALAIFEEMLVLGPKANGVTMVSVLCACAHLGALDQGRSMHCYVMDNGLPMTLVLRTSLVDMYAKCGAIEEALDVFRGVSNGKTDVLLWNAIIGGLAIHGLVNESLELFTEMQIAGIVPDEITYLCLLSACAHGGLVKEAWYFFECLGKHGMAPKSEHYACMVDVLARAGQVAEAYQFLCEMPVEPSAPLLGALLNGCLIYGKSDLVEIVGRKLIELDPDHDGRYIGLSNVYAAVKRWKEARTMRETMERRGVKKSAGFSCVEISGTLYSFIAHDETHPNSKQIYEILEFIVIQMKLDVHKDIQEYLSL; this is encoded by the coding sequence atgggaAGTATGAAAGAATTTTTAATGGCAGAGAAGGCTTTAGACTTTCAAGTCCAACCTTCTTGTAAATGTGGAATGTTCCAAGCTCTTATCAATGTCCTTGTTAAATGCAAATCATTCTCCGAATTAAAGCAAATCCATGCACTTGTAACAACGTTTGGTCTCCGCCATGATTCCCCTATTTCATCAAAACTTCTCTCTCTCGCTGCTCTCTCCGGCGCCGGCAACATCGATTATGCCCACCGCCTATTCTCCACCCTACCCGCCCCTCGAGTCTTCGATTGGAACACCATTATTCGAGGTTACTCCATCAGCAAAAATCCTAACAAATCATTTTCAGTTTTCATCAAAATGCTGAGAGCTGGGGTCTTCCCTGATTATTTAACATACCCTTTTCTCGCCAAGGCATCTGCTCGTCTTTTGAAGCCGGAACTTGGTGGTGCGATTCATGGCCACGCGTTGAAAAATGGGTTCCAGTTAGATAAGTTCATAAACAATTCTTTGATCCACATGTATGCTTCCTGCCATGACATAGTTTACGCCCgtcgggtgtttgatgaaatgcCGATGAAGAATATTGTTTCGTGGAACGCTATGTTGGATGGTTACGCCAAGTGTGGGGATATGGCTTCTGCGCGTCAAGTTTTCGATTTGATGCCTCAAAGGGACGTTGTTTCTTGGAGCTGTTTGATCGATGGGTATGTTAAGAACGGGGATCATACGGAGGCCTTGGCAATCTTTGAAGAAATGCTAGTGTTGGGTCCCAAAGCTAATGGGGTAACTATGGTGAGTGTGTTGTGTGCTTGTGCACATTTGGGTGCGCTTGATCAAGGAAGGTCAATGCATTGTTATGTGATGGACAATGGGTTACCAATGACTTTGGTTTTGCGTACTTCTCTTGTTGATATGTATGCTAAATGTGGAGCAATAGAAGAAGCTTTAGACGTCTTTCGTGGGGTTTCTAATGGTAAGACCGATGTGTTATTGTGGAATGCTATAATTGGAGGGCTTGCAATTCATGGTTTGGTTAATGAATCTCTTGAATTGTTTACTGAAATGCAAATAGCTGGGATTGTTCCTGACGAGATCACGTACCTGTGCTTGTTAAGTGCTTGTGCACATGGTGGATTAGTGAAGGAAGCTTGGTACTTCTTTGAGTGTCTTGGCAAACACGGTATGGCTCCTAAGAGTGAACATTACGCTTGCATGGTGGACGTTCTAGCTCGAGCAGGGCAGGTAGCAGAAGCATACCAATTTCTATGTGAAATGCCCGTAGAGCCGAGCGCGCCATTGCTCGGTGCTCTTTTAAATGGGTGCTTAATATATGGAAAATCTGATCTTGTAGAAATAGTAGGAAGGAAACTAATCGAATTAGACCCAGATCACGATGGTAGATATATCGGCTTATCTAACGTTTATGCGGCTGTCAAGCGATGGAAAGAAGCAAGAACAATGAGAGAGACCATGGAAAGAAGGGGAGTGAAGAAGTCTGCTGGGTTCAGTTGTGTGGAAATCTCTGGAACTCTTTATAGTTTTATAGCTCACGACGAAACACATCCTAATTCAAAACAAATTTATGAAATACTAGAATTTATTGTAATCCAAATGAAACTTGATGTTCATAAGGATATTCAAGAATATCTTTCTTTATGA
- the LOC108458210 gene encoding protein TRANSPARENT TESTA 16-like — MGRGKIPIKRIENQTTRQVTFSKRRAGLLKKTHELSVLCDAQIGLIIFSTTGKMCQYCTEGYRMEQIIERYQKVTGTCIPEHDNREHLYNELAVLRKETRRLQLSMRRYTGEDMSSIPFEELDQLEHELERSVIKVRERKNELLQQQLDNLRRKERILEEENSNMYRWVQEHRAAIEYQQGGMEAKPVEHQQVVDQFPFFGEPSSVLQLATIPQQFQSYQLQLAQPNLQDSNV, encoded by the exons ATGGGACGTGGAAAGATACCGATCAAGAGGATTGAGAACCAGACGACTAGGCAAGTTACGTTTTCGAAGCGACGAGCTGGGTTATTGAAGAAGACCCATGAGTTGTCTGTGCTTTGTGATGCTCAGATTGGGCTCATCATCTTCTCCACTACCGGCAAGATGTGCCAGTATTGCACTGAGGGTTACAG AATGGAGCAAATCATAGAAAGGTATCAGAAGGTCACTGGAACTTGCATTCCTGAGCATGACAATCGG GAACATTTGTACAATGAATTGGCAGTGTTGAGGAAAGAAACTCGTCGCCTTCAGCTAAGCATGCGACGCTACACTGGTGAAGACATGAGTTCTATACCATTCGAAGAGCTCGATCAACTTGAACACGAACTCGAACGCTCCGTCATCAAGGTCCGAGAGCGAAAG AATGAGCTCTTGCAACAACAACTGGATAACCTACGTAGAAAG GAGAGAATACTAGAGGAAGAAAACAGCAATATGTACCGCTGG GTGCAGGAACACCGAGCGGCGATCGAGTATCAGCAGGGAGGAATGGAAGCTAAGCCAGTGGAGCATCAGCAAGTTGTGGATCAATTCCCTTTCTTTGGAGAACCAAGCAGTGTGCTTCAGCTTGCTACCATTCCTCAACAGTTCCAATCCTATCAGCTCCAGCTTGCTCAGCCCAACCTTCAAGATTCTAATGTCTAG
- the LOC108458374 gene encoding porphobilinogen deaminase, chloroplastic-like has protein sequence METLVSSQCTTHGGGVLKSGGGGAVSVLGFPLQHLKPHTLPGSKKKQSFGAIKASLAKTEVALLRIGTRGSPLALAQAHETRDKLMASHPELAEEGAIEIVVIKTTGDKILSQPLADIGGKGLFTKEIDEALINGDIDIAVHSMKDVPTYLPEKTILPCNLKREDVRDAFISLSASSLAELPAGSVVGTASLRRKSQILHRYPSLKVEDNFRGNVQTRLRKLNEGVVQATLLALAGLRRLSMTENVTSTLSIDEMLPAVAQGAIGIACRSDDEKMANYLASLNHEETRLAVSCERAFLETLDGSCRTPIAGYASKDKDCNCIFKGLVASPDGTRVLETSRKGSYHFEDMVSMGKDAGKELLSRAGPGFFDS, from the exons ATGGAGACGCTAGTTTCTTCTCAATGTACAACCCACGGAGGCGGCGTACTCAAATCTGGCGGCGGTGGCGCCGTCTCTGTTCTCGGCTTCCCCCTACAACATCTTAAACCCCACACTCTTCCTGGTTCAAAGAAAAAGCAGAGCTTTGGTGCCATAAAAGCTTCTCTTGCCAAGACTGAAGTTGCACTTCTCAGAATTGGCACTAGAGGAAG CCCGTTAGCACTTGCTCAAGCTCATGAGACGCGTGACAAACTCATGGCTTCCCATCCTGAGCTAGCTGAAGAAGGGGCTATAGAAATTGTTGTAATAAAGACAACCGGGGATAAAATCCTGAGTCAACCACTTGCAGACATTGGTGGGAAGGGCTTGTTCACAAAAGAAATCGACGAGGCTTTGATAAATGGTGATATCGACATTGCCGTCCACTCAATGAAGGACGTTCCTACTTATTTACCAGAGAAGACGATTCTTCCTTGCAACCTAAAGCGTGAGGATGTTCGTGATGCATTCATTTCCTTGAGTGCTTCTTCTTTGGCTGAGCTTCCTGCAGGGAGTGTTGTTGGTACTGCATCACTTAGAAGAAAGTCGCAAATACTCCATAGATATCCATCGCTCAAG GTGGAGGATAATTTCCGGGGCAATGTACAAACACGGTTAAGAAAACTTAATGAAGGGGTCGTCCAGGCAACTTTGTTGGCATTAGCGGGACTCAGACGCTTGAGCATGACGGAAAACGTTACTTCTACTCTTTCAATTGATGAAATGCTACCAGCTGTTGCACAGGGTGCTATTGGAATCGCTTGTCGTAGCGATGATGAAAAAATG GCCAATTACCTAGCTTCATTAAATCACGAGGAAACACGATTGGCAGTTTCATGTGAGAGGGCCTTTCTGGAGACACTTGACGGGTCTTGCCGAACTCCTATAGCTGGATATGCTTCCAAAGACAAGGATTGCAATTGCATATTTAAAGGATTGGTAGCTTCTCCTGATGGAACACGGG TGCTTGAAACTTCAAGAAAAGGCTCATACCATTTCGAAGATATGGTTTCAATGGGGAAGGATGCTGGCAAAGAACTTCTATCTAGAGCAGGTCCAGGCTTCTTTGATTCTTGA